From the genome of Rickettsiales bacterium:
GTCGGTTGCGACGCCTGCCAGGGCAGCGGCGCGGAAGCAGGCAGCAAGCCCATCACCTGCCCCACCTGTAACGGTGCGGGCCGCGTGCGCGCAAGCCAGGGCTTCTTCACGATCGAACGTTCCTGCGCATCTTGCCAGGGAGCAGGCAAGATCATCAAGGACCCGTGCCGCAAATGCGCAGGCTCAGGTCGTATGCGTAAAGAAAAAACGCTGCTGGTCAATATCCCCGCCGGTGTCGAGGAAGGCACGCGCATTCGCCTGGCCGGTGAAGGCGAGGCAGGATTCCGCAGCGGCGAAGCAGGCGACCTCTATATCTTCCTGTCTATCCGCCAGCATCCGTTCTTCGTGCGCGATGGCAGCAACCTGCTGTGCAAGATCCCCATTCCCGTCACAACGGCAGCGCTCGGCGGCAGCATTGAAGCCCCGACGATTGACGGCGGCAAAGTCAAGGTAACCATTCCCGAAGGCACGCAAAGCGGCCACCAGTTCCGCCTCAAAGGCAAGGGCATGTCGTCCATGCGCGGCCCGCGCGGCGATATGTATATCGAAGTCAGCGTGGAAACCCCGGTCAATCTCAATAAAAAGCAGAAAGACTTGCTGAAGGAATTCGAGAAAACCGGCGGCCATACCAATCCGGCTTCGGAAGGGTTCTTCAGCAAGGCAAAGGAATTCTGGAGCTCCATGGAGTAATATGAAAGCGCTTTACGCGGTTATCATATCCCTGTTTCTTCCATTAGCGGCCTTTGCTGCCGCTCCTGACACTACTGCTGACTCTTATATCGCCTGTGGCTGCGGGTGCTGCCTGCTCGACCGGAGTCCAATGCCCGAGACTTGCGTAAAAGATGCCGAAGCCCTGCAGCAGGTCATCCAGCAAGACAAGGAAAAAGCCCACTCACCTGATTGCCCTGTAGCGGGCTGCACCTACGGCACGAAATACACCATCTGCCACTCACAGGAACCGCGGGCACTTCCCGGAACCCGATGACGCGGAACATCATCTGAAACTGGTGAGAATACTTCGCCTAACGCCTCATAGTTCCCGGACGCCTTTGTCCTCTCGCTTCCCAAGAAGATTGCTCTACCTGTGCTGCCTGCTTGTGCTGCATGGCTAATTGCAAAAACCGGGCAGCAAACTGGCTGCCGTCTTCATAGTCAATTTCATGCGTAGGTTTTACTTGCGTTGCTTCAAGCAGCTTTCCGGCTAATTTTCCTGCACCGTCTGAACCTTCCAGTTCCGCTTCGGTTATCATAGCAGCAATACCATGCTCCGAGAAAAACCGGGCACGATTTTCATTCTCATAAGACCATCCCCGGAGTGTGCGTGGAATAACAACAAAAGGCTTATGCTGCGAGGCAAGTTCCAGCGTGGCGTTATAACTTCCCCTTACAATAGCGGCTTTGCAATTGGCTATATCATAGGAGAAGTCTTCATTATTATAACTACGCATAACCGTTATTTTTCCACTGCCTTCTATCCGTGCTTTTTCCTCAAACGCTCTGAACACCTCATCCGGACAATCATTGGAAAGTACGATCTTCCACGGCTGATCCGCAAAGAGGCTCTGCTTACTCGCTTCTATAGCCTTATCAAAGAATAATTGATCGCTGGGCTTATAGCCGCCGCTGGAAAACACCATGACTGGCTGTTTCTCAGAAGGCAACGGATGATCATTCGGTGGTCGGTCTGCAAGAATATGCCCCAGCTGCTCCGGTTCCGGAACTATACCTGGTGTGGGCGTATTTTCTTTATAACCCTCCACCAAAAGATGATCGAAAGGTTTAAGCCGCTCCCGCCTCTGTTCTGTAAATTCAAGAGTAGCACAATCGTCCCGCGCAATCGTTACAATGGGAAGCGGTGCGCCTGACTCCCGGCGGTATTGCGCGACTGCATCCACATCAGGGACGCGAGACGCGTTATAAGAGAGAGGATGAAATTCAAATACGGCGATATCCGGTTTGAAATCACGCGCGATTTCCATCACCTTGTCAGTACGCAGTTTCTGATAATCAGGCCGGTCTTCATAAAGACTTCCATCAGGGGTATAATTGCCTTCCGTGGCACGATCGATCCTTGGCAATTTCCTCAATGTTCCTTCGAAATCAAATATCTGTTCATCAATATCACCAGAGACGACTATAACCTCTCCTCCCATCTCCCGGATACGTTTTGCAAGAGTGCTGGCAATTCTTGCATGCCCAAATGTTCTCTCTGTTTCAACAAACAGCATTACACGCGGTGGATGGCCATATTGTTCTGTAAACGCATCGACCTGACGTTGTATTTCGCGATACCGTGCAGATTTGTGCATAAGGAAACATACCCTGATAAGACGAGGAAGCAATGAGGATGCACACTTTATCCTCTAATACTTAACAATGGGTTAACGCGTCAGGAGATAGGAAGAGCTATTAATACTCCACCGCAACAGGATCAAGACTCCGCCACAGATACCATGTCGCCACGGTGCGATAAGGCCGCCATTTCTCCGATCGCTTGCGTATATCCGCCAGCGTCAGTTTCTTGCCCTTGCCGTAATGCAGCTCGACCGCTTTTTGCAGCCCGATATCCGCCAGCGGAAACACATCCGGCCGCATGAGGTGGAAAATCAGGAACATCTCCGCCGACCATTTGCCGATCCCCTTGATCGAAACCAGTGTCTCTATTACCTCTTCATCGTTCTTCGCGTGCCAGTCATTGCCGGGGTTATTCAGGAAAAATTGCGAAAGCTCTTTCAGGTAAAGCACCTTCGAGCGTGAAAGCCCGAACGAACGCAACGTTTCATCATCCCGCTTGAGCACAAGCTCCGGCGTCACCGCGCCCCCAAGCCCTGTTTCGAGCTTCTTCCACACGCTTTCCGCCGCCTTGACGGAAATCTGCTGGCCGACAATCGCCCGCGCCAGCGAGAAGAACGCGCTGCCGCGGCTGGCAAGCG
Proteins encoded in this window:
- the dnaJ gene encoding molecular chaperone DnaJ, with product MSQKRDYYEVLGVSRNADADALKKAYRKLAMQFHPDKNPGDKQAEQKFKELNEAYDVLRDDQKRAAYDRFGHQAFENGMGGGRGGGHPGAGAAGFDFSSSFADIFEDFFGGGSGMGGGARSGAGSQARGSDLRYNLTISLEDAFKGKQENIKITTSVGCDACQGSGAEAGSKPITCPTCNGAGRVRASQGFFTIERSCASCQGAGKIIKDPCRKCAGSGRMRKEKTLLVNIPAGVEEGTRIRLAGEGEAGFRSGEAGDLYIFLSIRQHPFFVRDGSNLLCKIPIPVTTAALGGSIEAPTIDGGKVKVTIPEGTQSGHQFRLKGKGMSSMRGPRGDMYIEVSVETPVNLNKKQKDLLKEFEKTGGHTNPASEGFFSKAKEFWSSME